Proteins co-encoded in one Salvia splendens isolate huo1 chromosome 4, SspV2, whole genome shotgun sequence genomic window:
- the LOC121797625 gene encoding major allergen Pru ar 1-like — protein MGVVNFDYEVVTTIPPHRLFKAFLLDGDNLIPKVIPGAFKSFETLQGDGGAGTIKLITFGDNSPFKFAKHRVDEVDEANCVYKYSVIEGDALGDELESISYVVKVTPNADGGSVVKTSSSYHTKTDHHSITEEKIKEGKEKAKGVFHAVEAHLHANPHEYN, from the exons ATGGGTGTAGTGAATTTCGATTATGAGGTTGTCACCACAATCCCACCACACAGGTTGTTCAAGGCATTCCTCCTCGACGGCGACAATCTTATCCCTAAGGTCATCCCCGGCGCCTTCAAGAGCTTTGAAACCCTTCAAGGCGACGGCGGAGCTGGCACCATCAAGTTGATCACCTTCGGCGACA ACAGTCCGTTCAAGTTCGCCAAGCACCGTGTGGACGAAGTCGATGAGGCCAACTGTGTTTACAAGTACAGCGTGATTGAAGGTGATGCTTTGGGTGACGAGCTCGAGTCGATCTCGTACGTCGTGAAGGTCACACCCAACGCTGATGGTGGCTCCGTGGTGAAAACGAGCAGCTCGTACCACACCAAGACCGACCACCACAGCATCACCGAGGAGAAGATCAAGGAAGGGAAAGAGAAGGCAAAGGGTGTATTCCATGCTGTGGAAGCTCACCTCCATGCCAACCCCCATGAATACAACTAA
- the LOC121801456 gene encoding signal peptide peptidase-like: MKNHERLANLALAALTLAPLVVKVDPNLNVILTACLTVYVGCYRSVKPTPPSETMSNEHAMRFPLVGSAMLLSLFLLFKFLSKDLVNAVLTCYFFVLGIAALAATLLPEIQGFLPKPWNDNVITLRFPYFKSLEFEFTKSQIVAAIPGTFFCAWYAKQKHWLANNILGLAFSIQGIEMLSLGSFKTGAILLAGLFVYDIFWVFFTPVMVSVAKSFDAPIKLLFPTSNSARPFSMLGLGDIVIPGIFVALALRFDASRGKDSQYFKSAFLGYTAGLVATIIVMNWFQAAQPALLYIVPGVIGFLAAHCLWNGEVKPLLAFDESKSKTEETDENSNKKAD, from the exons ATGAAGAACCATGAGCGTCTTGCTAATTTGGCTCTGGCAG CTTTGACCCTTGCACCACTTGTTGTGAAGGTAGACCCAAATTTGAATGTCATTTTGACAGCTTGTTTAACTGTCTACGTGGGATGTTATCGCTCTGTTAAGCCTACTCCACCATCA GAAACGATGTCCAACGAACATGCCATGCGGTTTCCATTGGTTGGGAGTGCAATGTTGCTGTCACTATTTTTACTTTTCAAATTTCTATCAAAAGACTTGGTTAATGCTGTTTTGACGTGCTATTTTTTTGTACTTGGGATTGCTGCACTAGC GGCAACACTGCTACCTGAAATTCAAGGGTTCCTGCCCAAACCATGGAATGATAATGTTATTACATTACGGTTCCCATATTTCAAGT CTTTGGAGTTTGAGTTCACAAAATCACAGATAGTTGCTGCCATTCCTGGAACCTTCTTTTGCGCGTGGTATGCTAAGCAGAAGCATTGGCTAGCTAACAATATCTTGGGGCTTGCCTTCTCCATTCAG GGAATTGAAATGCTTTCACTTGGCTCGTTCAAGACTGGAGCCATTCTATTG GCTGGGCTTTTTGTGTATGACATATTCTGGGTCTTCTTCACCCCTGTTATGGTTAGCGTTGCGAAATCTTTTGATGCCCCAATAAAG CTGTTGTTCCCTACATCAAATTCTGCTCGCCCATTTTCAATGTTAGGACTTGGTGATATAGTGATTCCTG GGATTTTTGTAGCATTAGCTCTTAGATTTGATGCCTCAAGAGGGAAGGACAGCCAATATTTTAAGAGTGCTTTCCTAGGATATACAGCTGGTCTGGTTGCCACAATCATCGTAATGAACTGGTTTCAAGCTGCACAA CCTGCTCTGCTCTATATCGTGCCTGGTGTCATTGGATTTTTGGCTGCTCACTGCTTATGGAATGGTGAAGTTAAACCC TTGTTGGCATTTGATGAATCGAAATCAAAAACTGAAGAGACTGATGAAAACTCTAACAAGAAAGCAGACTGA
- the LOC121801101 gene encoding uncharacterized protein LOC121801101, whose amino-acid sequence MPPIDKTSTLVERIVNATNNHDREVQFLQTKYDAVAKDVLDELESLLGKAASVVQTSNDNNREDISSNSVLCIASTEQTANEKDEKCIVQGRPDLAGCVSMMAIVLSMVKQDYAMQEELETYCQMWSLRPFVDDDIMRKAWNFFPGR is encoded by the exons ATGCCTCCAATCGATAAGACATCTACATTGGTGGAGCGCATTGTTAATGCTACCAACAATCATGACAGGGAAGT CCAATTTCTGCAAACCAAATATGATGCTGTAGCTAAAGATGTTCTCGATGAACTCGAATCCCTTCTGGGAAAGGCAGCATCCGTCGTGCAAACTTCAAACGATAACAACAGAGAAGATATTAGCTCCAACTCAGTTTTATGTATTGCTTCAACTGAGCAAACTGCAAATGAGAAAGATGAAAAGTGCATTGTACAGGGAAGACCTGATCTTGCAGGCTGTGTTAGCATGATGGCTATCGTATTAAGTATGGTGAAACAAGACTACGCAATGCAG GAAGAACTGGAGACCTATTGTCAGATGTGGTCCCTGCGGCCATTTGTAGACGACGACATAATGCGTAAAGCTTGGAATTTTTTCCCTGGACGCTGA
- the LOC121800326 gene encoding pathogenesis-related protein STH-2-like, which translates to MGVTKISQEFASPVAPARAFRALILESNTLLPKLLPQFIKSVELLQGDGGVGSIEQVNFTETSHFKYMKNRIDELDKQNFVCKYTMVEGDAMADKLESIAYEIKFENSGDGGCVCKMTSEYHSFGGYEVKEEEVKAGKESAMAIYKVIEAYLLENPNVFA; encoded by the exons ATGGGTGTCACAAAAATTAGTCAAGAATTCGCTAGCCCAGTTGCCCCGGCACGTGCATTTAGGGCATTGATCCTAGAATCGAACACCCTATTGCCAAAACTCCTACCACAATTCATCAAGAGTGTTGAATTATTGCAAGGAGATGGAGGAGTTGGAAGCATCGAGCAAGTAAATTTCACCGAGA CTAGTCACTTTAAGTACATGAAGAACCGTATAGATGAACTAGACAAGCAAAACTTTGTGTGCAAATACACGATGGTTGAGGGCGATGCAATGGCCGACAAGCTCGAATCGATCGCGTACGAGATTAAGTTCGAGAACTCCGGAGACGGCGGCTGCGTTTGCAAGATGACGAGCGAGTATCACTCGTTCGGAGGGTACGAGGTGAAGGAAGAAGAGGTGAAGGCCGGGAAAGAGAGTGCCATGGCTATATACAAAGTTATTGAAGCCTATCTCTTGGAAAACCCCAATGTTTTTGCCTAG
- the LOC121798044 gene encoding major allergen Pru ar 1-like, whose product MGVIKVSQTFRTKVTPNRMFKALILDSHNLAPQLMFSSIKNVEFLQGTGGPGTIKQINFTEASPLNYVKHRIDELDEEKLMCKYTFIEVDGLMAKLERITHEVKFEAYGFGGCRCMITSEYYTKDNMEIKEEDIEQGKDRAVGMYEVVEAYLLAHPHAYN is encoded by the exons atggggGTGATCAAAGTGTCACAAACCTTTAGAACAAAAGTGACCCCAAATAGGATGTTCAAGGCCTTGATCTTGGATTCTCACAATCTTGCTCCCCAACTCATGTTTTCATCAATCAAGAACGTTGAATTCCTCCAAGGCACCGGCGGCCCGGGAACCATCAAGCAAATCAATTTCACAGAAG CGAGTCCGTTGAACTACGTGAAGCATAGGATCGATGAGCTGGACGAAGAAAAGTTGATGTGCAAGTACACATTTATTGAAGTGGATGGGTTGATGGCTAAGCTCGAACGCATCACACATGAGGTGAAGTTTGAGGCATATGGATTTGGAGGGTGCCGTTGCATGATTACAAGTGAATATTATACGAAGGATAATATGGAGATTAAAGAAGAAGATATTGAGCAAGGAAAAGATAGAGCTGTTGGAATGTATGAAGTTGTGGAAGCTTATCTTTTGGCACACCCTCATGCCTATAACTAA
- the LOC121801289 gene encoding WD repeat-containing protein 43-like isoform X2, translating into MDYTCMKWFSLEKKKKRKLGSSLLLLGTGGGDVLALDVAAGQLKWRVNNCHPGGVSAVSFPAHGSHIYTAGADGMVCEIEAMSGNLLNKFSAASRAISSLAISPDGRMIATAASQLKIVNSTNHKKLQNFSGHPGAVRCMIFSEDGKYVLSSAVGERYIAVWEIDGSKKKSASIVLAMDHPAVFLDSKFVSTGDADDASLCVLAISEVGVCYFWHGKTIDELRNSKPTKISVPSDNEFLQKHKGGIPNVFAGKLQNISMPASGHVFLAYGLLIKPTFEKILVQPGTDLQLSFSNDGILLPTSKPQKSRKTSHIRNEVTALDRSNIEGALGPVPQMLDLVDGKSEAKPFGVKEKDELDTVTLCMEDQLRSLGILSSTDDALSSTLVFKYLKGINLDASTPQRKVKTTVLSLEPNDAFDLLRGLVDIWQSRSHSSKYVLPWISCILVCHSGLIKSKEPKFLDSLYKLAYAKAPAMNSLLQLSGRLQLVSAQIDKAVNNKTLVSERDDEHEDESEDEDEDVDEVVYGVDDDSQTDSESDD; encoded by the exons ATGGATTATACATGTATGAAGTGGTTTTCTCTGGAGAAAAAG AAGAAAAGGAAGCTCGGGAGTTCCCTTTTGTTGTTGGGGACTGGAGGTGGGGATGTTCTCGCGTTGGATGTGGCTGCCGGCCAGTTGAAATGGAGGGTTAACAATTGCCATCCAGG GGGTGTCAGTGCTGTTTCATTTCCTGCACATGGCTCACACATTTACACGGCGGGTGCAGATGGAATGGTTTGTGAGATAGAAGCAATGTCAGGGAACTTGTTAAATAAGTTCAGTGCTGCTTCAAGGGCGATATCTTCGTTAGCTATCTCCCCAG ATGGGAGAATGATAGCAACTGCGGCCTCTCAGTTAAAGATTGTCAATTCTACAAACCACAAAAAGCTGCAGAATTTTTCTGGCCATCCC GGAGCTGTGAGATGCATGATTTTCTCCGAAGATGGTAAATATGTGCTTTCTTCAGCAGTAGGAGAACGATATATTGCAGTTTGGGAAATCGATGGTAGCAAAAAGAAATCCGCTTCTATTGTCCTTGCGATGGACCATCCTGCTGTATTCTTGGACAGCAAGTTTGTCAGCACTGGCGATGCAGATGATGCAAGTCTATGTGTTTTGGCTATATCGGAAGTTGGCGTCTGCTATTTTTGGCATGGGAAGACTATTGATGAGCTGCGCAATTCTAAACCAACGAAGATATCCGTACCTTCTGATAATGAATTTCTACAGAAACACAAGGGGGGGATTCCCAATGTATTTGCTGGAAAGCTACAAAATATTTCCATGCCTGCATCTGGTCACGTGTTCCTCGCATACGGTTTGCTTATAAAACCAACATTTGAAAAAATTCTGGTTCAGCCTGGAACAGACTTACAATTAAGTTTTTCAAACGATGGTATCCTATTACCAACCAGCAAACCCCAAAAATCTAGAAAAACATCGCACATCCGTAACGAAG TTACTGCTCTCGATCGCTCAAACATAGAGGGTGCATTAGGCCCTGTGCCTCAGATGCTTGATCTGGTTGATGGAAAGAGTGAGGCTAAACCTTTTGGAGTCAAAG AAAAAGATGAGTTAGACACTGTTACACTGTGCATGGAGGATCAGCTGAGATCTTTAGGGATACTCAGCAGTACGGATGATGCACTAAGCTCGACATTGGTCTTTAAATACCTGAAGGGCATTAATCTTGATGCAAGTACACCACAGAGAAAG GTGAAGACTACTGTTTTGTCCCTGGAACCTAATGATGCATTCGACCTTTTAAGAGGATTGGTGGATATTTGGCAATCCAG ATCACACAGCAGCAAGTATGTTCTCCCTTGGATATCTTGTATTTTGGTGTGTCACAGTGGTTTAATCAAATCTAAGGAACCAAAATTTCTTGATTCCTTATACAAG CTTGCCTACGCCAAAGCACCAGCAATGAACTCTTTACTCCAGTTATCCGGTCGTTTGCAACTCGTATCTGCTCAG ATTGACAAGGCTGTAAACAACAAGACTCTTGTCTCAGAACGTGATGATGAGCATGAGGATGAAAgcgaagatgaagatgaagatgttgATGAAGTTGTTTATGGAGTTGATGATGATTCTCAGACAGACAGTGAGAGTGATGATTAG
- the LOC121801289 gene encoding WD repeat-containing protein 43-like isoform X1, with the protein MVSSNIRDVLTSFSPNLDLFAITLGDGRVKIWDTGKSQVQTEFADLALTETKSVFGNQEGGHLSMDYTCMKWFSLEKKKKRKLGSSLLLLGTGGGDVLALDVAAGQLKWRVNNCHPGGVSAVSFPAHGSHIYTAGADGMVCEIEAMSGNLLNKFSAASRAISSLAISPDGRMIATAASQLKIVNSTNHKKLQNFSGHPGAVRCMIFSEDGKYVLSSAVGERYIAVWEIDGSKKKSASIVLAMDHPAVFLDSKFVSTGDADDASLCVLAISEVGVCYFWHGKTIDELRNSKPTKISVPSDNEFLQKHKGGIPNVFAGKLQNISMPASGHVFLAYGLLIKPTFEKILVQPGTDLQLSFSNDGILLPTSKPQKSRKTSHIRNEVTALDRSNIEGALGPVPQMLDLVDGKSEAKPFGVKEKDELDTVTLCMEDQLRSLGILSSTDDALSSTLVFKYLKGINLDASTPQRKVKTTVLSLEPNDAFDLLRGLVDIWQSRSHSSKYVLPWISCILVCHSGLIKSKEPKFLDSLYKLAYAKAPAMNSLLQLSGRLQLVSAQIDKAVNNKTLVSERDDEHEDESEDEDEDVDEVVYGVDDDSQTDSESDD; encoded by the exons ATGGTGTCGTCAAATATAAGAGATGTTTTAACCTCATTTAGTCCGAATTTGGACTTGTTTGCCATCACTCTCGGTGATGGTCGGGTGAAG ATATGGGACACCGGGAAGAGTCAGGTGCAGACTGAATTTGCTGATCTTGCATTGACAGAGACGAAGAGTGTCTTTGGGAATCAGGAGGGAGGGCACCTTTCCATGGATTATACATGTATGAAGTGGTTTTCTCTGGAGAAAAAG AAGAAAAGGAAGCTCGGGAGTTCCCTTTTGTTGTTGGGGACTGGAGGTGGGGATGTTCTCGCGTTGGATGTGGCTGCCGGCCAGTTGAAATGGAGGGTTAACAATTGCCATCCAGG GGGTGTCAGTGCTGTTTCATTTCCTGCACATGGCTCACACATTTACACGGCGGGTGCAGATGGAATGGTTTGTGAGATAGAAGCAATGTCAGGGAACTTGTTAAATAAGTTCAGTGCTGCTTCAAGGGCGATATCTTCGTTAGCTATCTCCCCAG ATGGGAGAATGATAGCAACTGCGGCCTCTCAGTTAAAGATTGTCAATTCTACAAACCACAAAAAGCTGCAGAATTTTTCTGGCCATCCC GGAGCTGTGAGATGCATGATTTTCTCCGAAGATGGTAAATATGTGCTTTCTTCAGCAGTAGGAGAACGATATATTGCAGTTTGGGAAATCGATGGTAGCAAAAAGAAATCCGCTTCTATTGTCCTTGCGATGGACCATCCTGCTGTATTCTTGGACAGCAAGTTTGTCAGCACTGGCGATGCAGATGATGCAAGTCTATGTGTTTTGGCTATATCGGAAGTTGGCGTCTGCTATTTTTGGCATGGGAAGACTATTGATGAGCTGCGCAATTCTAAACCAACGAAGATATCCGTACCTTCTGATAATGAATTTCTACAGAAACACAAGGGGGGGATTCCCAATGTATTTGCTGGAAAGCTACAAAATATTTCCATGCCTGCATCTGGTCACGTGTTCCTCGCATACGGTTTGCTTATAAAACCAACATTTGAAAAAATTCTGGTTCAGCCTGGAACAGACTTACAATTAAGTTTTTCAAACGATGGTATCCTATTACCAACCAGCAAACCCCAAAAATCTAGAAAAACATCGCACATCCGTAACGAAG TTACTGCTCTCGATCGCTCAAACATAGAGGGTGCATTAGGCCCTGTGCCTCAGATGCTTGATCTGGTTGATGGAAAGAGTGAGGCTAAACCTTTTGGAGTCAAAG AAAAAGATGAGTTAGACACTGTTACACTGTGCATGGAGGATCAGCTGAGATCTTTAGGGATACTCAGCAGTACGGATGATGCACTAAGCTCGACATTGGTCTTTAAATACCTGAAGGGCATTAATCTTGATGCAAGTACACCACAGAGAAAG GTGAAGACTACTGTTTTGTCCCTGGAACCTAATGATGCATTCGACCTTTTAAGAGGATTGGTGGATATTTGGCAATCCAG ATCACACAGCAGCAAGTATGTTCTCCCTTGGATATCTTGTATTTTGGTGTGTCACAGTGGTTTAATCAAATCTAAGGAACCAAAATTTCTTGATTCCTTATACAAG CTTGCCTACGCCAAAGCACCAGCAATGAACTCTTTACTCCAGTTATCCGGTCGTTTGCAACTCGTATCTGCTCAG ATTGACAAGGCTGTAAACAACAAGACTCTTGTCTCAGAACGTGATGATGAGCATGAGGATGAAAgcgaagatgaagatgaagatgttgATGAAGTTGTTTATGGAGTTGATGATGATTCTCAGACAGACAGTGAGAGTGATGATTAG
- the LOC121799225 gene encoding major allergen Pru ar 1-like encodes MGVVTYEYEVVSTISPSRLFKSFILDSDNLIPKVVPGAFKSFEILEGDGGVGTIKLITFGEGSQFKFAKHKVEEIDEANCTYKYSVIEGDALGDEIDSISYVVKVDACPDGGSVVKTKSSYHTKTEHHSITEEKIKEGKEKAKAIFHAIEAHLHAHPHEY; translated from the exons ATGGGTGTCGTGACCTACGAATACGAAGTCGTCTCCACCATCTCACCATCGAGGTTGTTCAAGTCGTTCATTCTCGATTCTGACAACCTCATCCCCAAGGTCGTCCCCggcgctttcaagagcttcgaAATTCTTGAGGGCGATGGCGGAGTTGGCACCATCAAGTTGATCACTTTTGGTGAAG GTAGCCAATTCAAATTTGCGAAACACAAGGTGGAAGAAATCGATGAGGCCAATTGCACATACAAATATAGTGTGATCGAAGGCGATGCTTTGGGAGACGAGATCGATTCGATCTCGTATGTCGTGAAGGTCGACGCCTGCCCAGATGGCGGCTCCGTGGTGAAAACGAAGAGCTCATACCACACAAAAACGGAGCACCACAGCATCACGGAGGAGAAGATCAAGGAAGGGAAAGAGAAGGCAAAGGCTATCTTCCATGCAATTGAGGCTCACCTCCATGCACATCCTCATgaatactaa
- the LOC121797629 gene encoding major allergen Pyr c 1-like — translation MSTVTFTEEFSSTVAAPRLFKALIVDGDNLIPKIAPQALKNIEILEGNGGPGTIKKINFAEGSEFKYMKHRIDVLDEAAMTYSYTLIEGDPLMDKLEKVTYETKMEASEDGGTKGKSGSTYYTKPGVEIKEEEIKAGKDKAAGLLKAVEAYLLANPEIYA, via the exons atGTCGACTGTGACATTCACGGAGGAGTTCAGCAGCACCGTGGCCGCGCCGCGGCTGTTCAAGGCGTTGATCGTCGACGGCGATAACCTAATTCCCAAAATTGCCCCTCAAGCCCTCAAAAATATTGAGATTCTTGAAGGGAATGGAGGCCCTGGAACCATCAAGAAAATCAACTTTGCAGAAG GTAGTGAATTCAAGTACATGAAGCATAGAATTGATGTTCTAGACGAGGCAGCAATGACCTATTCTTACACATTGATCGAAGGCGATCCACTGATGGACAAGCTCGAAAAGGTTACTTATGAAACGAAGATGGAAGCTAGCGAAGATGGTGGTACCAAGGGCAAGAGTGGTAGTACATACTATACAAAACCCGGTGTCGAGATCAAAGAGGAAGAGATCAAGGCAGGGAAAGATAAAGCAGCTGGTTTGCTTAAGGCTGTGGAAGCCTATCTCTTGGCCAACCCAGAGATTTATGCATGA